One region of Juglans regia cultivar Chandler chromosome 4, Walnut 2.0, whole genome shotgun sequence genomic DNA includes:
- the LOC108987262 gene encoding uncharacterized protein LOC108987262, protein MHVLWHCPTASDVWVEALRAIQKWNVNEVDLLKLWEDLAGKLNKNKIEEVAVIMRGMWLRRNRFIFENKFSTPRSIIRTAKDFLIEYHELEEGTANPGRPNNRISSEDSHKWLLPGENSFKANWDAACDIKHRQMGKGVIIRDEKGEVIVAFSGARGNVDQPVIAEGLTLRKALELCSDLGLNKVTCERDAQNIVKAVYTLDEDLYYYGSIIEDSKSFLCTWSNWTVQYTQRNTNTVAHNLVKAAIHSNVEKVWIEEAPTFISSCLQKDKEGFVDTNI, encoded by the coding sequence ATGCATGTCCTTTGGCACTGCCCTACTGCTAGTGATGTGTGGGTCGAGGCTCTTCGAGCAATTCAAAAGTGGAATGTAAATGAAGTTGACCTACTAAAGCTATGGGAGGATTTGGCAGGGAAGTTGAACAAGAATAAGATAGAGGAAGTTGCAGTCATCATGAGGGGTATGTGGTTACGAAGGAAcagatttatttttgaaaataaattctcTACCCCGAGAAGCATCATTAGAACTGCCAAAGATTTTCTGATAGAATACCATGAACTAGAGGAGGGGACAGCAAATCCAGGCAGGCCTAACAATCGAATTTCATCTGAAGATTCCCATAAATGGTTACTACCAGGAGAAAACAGTTTTAAAgctaattgggatgcagcaTGTGATATCAAGCATAGGCAAATGGGGAAAGGAGTCATCATCAGAGATGAAAAGGGGGAAGTCATTGTAGCTTTCAGTGGAGCAAGAGGTAATGTAGATCAACCAGTAATAGCAGAGGGACTTACACTCAGAAAAGCCTTGGAACTATGCAGTGATTTGGGACTTAACAAAGTGACTTGTGAAAGGGATGCTCAGAACATTGTGAAAGCCGTATATACCCTAGATGAAGACCTGTATTACTATGGTAGCATTATTGAAGATTCAAAATCTTTTCTATGTACTTGGTCCAATTGGACAGTTCAATATACACAAAGAAACACAAACACAGTAGCACACAATTTGGTTAAGGCAGCTATACATTCAAATGTAGAGAAAGTATGGATAGAAGAGGCACCAACTTTTATTTCTTCCTGTTTACAGAAAGACAAGGAAGGCTTTGTAGACactaatatatga
- the LOC108987263 gene encoding syntaxin-124 — protein sequence MNDLFSSSFKKYTDLKQQAYLDDMESGKESINLDRFFEDVENVKEDMSQVERQYRKLQDANEECKIVHNAKTMKELRARMDSDVEQVLKRVKVIKGKLEGLERSNVAHRKLPGCGPGSSADRTRTSVVNGLGKKLKNMMDDFQGLRNRMTLEYKETVERRYFTITGEKATEETIENMISSGESESFLQKAIQEQGRGRILDTISEIQERHDAVKEIEKNLMELHQVFLDMAALVESQGHQLNDIESHVAHANSFVRRGTDNLQEAREYQKSSRKWTCIAIALVAIVIVVLLFPILTQYFLHQ from the coding sequence ATGAACGACTTGTTCTCGAGCTCGTTCAAAAAATATACTGACCTGAAGCAGCAGGCTTACCTGGACGACATGGAATCCGGCAAAGAGAGTATCAACCTCGACAGGTTCTTTGAAGATGTCGAGAATGTCAAGGAAGACATGAGCCAAGTTGAGAGGCAGTACAGAAAGTTACAAGACGCAAATGAAGAGTGCAAGATCGTCCACAATGCTAAAACCATGAAAGAATTACGAGCCCGGATGGACTCAGACGTTGAGCAGGTCCTCAAGCGCGTCAAAGTTATCAAGGGGAAACTCGAAGGCTTAGAACGTTCCAACGTAGCCCACAGAAAACTGCCAGGATGCGGTCCAGGTTCTTCTGCAGATCGAACCAGGACCTCGGTTGTTAACGGGTTGGGGAAGAAGCTCAAGAACATGATGGATGATTTTCAGGGACTGAGAAACAGAATGACACTCGAATATAAGGAAACTGTGGAACGCAGGTATTTCACCATCACAGGAGAGAAAGCAACCGAAGAAACTATTGAGAATATGATATCAAGTGGGGAAAGCGAAAGTTTTCTGCAAAAGGCAATTCAGGAACAGGGGAGAGGTCGGATCTTGGATACCATATCAGAGATTCAAGAAAGACATGATGCTGTAAAGGAGATAGAGAAGAATTTGATGGAGCTCCATCAGGTATTCTTGGACATGGCTGCTCTGGTGGAGTCTCAGGGTCACCAGCTCAACGACATAGAGAGTCACGTTGCGCATGCTAATTCGTTTGTGAGACGAGGCACCGATAATCTTCAGGAGGCCAGGGAGTATCAGAAAAGCTCCCGGAAGTGGACATGCATCGCCATTGCCCTTGTTGCTATTGTCATAGTCGTCCTCCTATTTCCAATTTTAACACAATATTTTTTGCATCAATAG
- the LOC108987264 gene encoding B3 domain-containing protein Os07g0563300-like isoform X1, with amino-acid sequence MSSASSSSKVCYNLDCKELKSERPRKGWRLRTGEYAELCDRCASIYDEGRFCETFHVTANGWRCCETCGKQVHCGCIVSSHVFTMLDPGGIECMKCARKNVLWTSNPAWPTSLCFNSLLPERLKDLSVKSWSHLAGSGPVPWRQAPSLFNSSIPPQELQSRVPYEVDISSGTNKLNGSERLPSSPLEKKKTDDFSERLMNGSLKLGAREILENGNAGAQFIGIKCEENHSSCLSQQPPTLKEDPSTPKFSLTVPHASSNETNGQIGVSGTHLRTTSTPLPKQFHGNLHSGVDLSGEAQVRNGRPRVDARGRNHLLSRYWPRFTDQELQQISGDSNSVITPLFEKMLSASDAGRIGRLVLPKKCAEAYFPPISQPEGLPLKVQDAKGKEWIFQFRFWPNNNSRMYVLEGVTPCIQAMQLQAGDIVTFSRLEPEGKLVMGFRKASTAQSSDQDNETGKTVNGVSTHGDAELADPSSWYKVDKSGYIAKEVIGGKSSISRKRKNSTLRPKSKRLRIENEDLIELKLTWEEAQGLLRPSPNHAPSIVVIEGFEFEEYEDAPILGKPSIFATSNVGEKIQWVQCEDCFKWRKLPANALLPSRWTCSDNSWDPERSLCSAAQELTAEQLEDLLPHCNLAATKKMKATKQDLDNVEALEGLDTLANLAILGEGESLPASSQATTKHPRHRPGCSCIVCIQPPSGKGPKHKQTCTCNVCLTVKRRFRTLMLRREKKQSEKEAETTRKKQQQQLPSPEKLQDDDSLPCSNTGNNSPKHIREVNDVSDDEPNRMKSSSPFKGQIDLNIQPEREEELSPGSDSGSMMKSLQDATDRYQQKLSSSGGSGNSSGNQSQPSGDGPGGEKLNNLVTLGNHHSDAEEDLPATLSLKSSGSTPATG; translated from the exons ATGTCGTCTGCTTCGTCGTCCTCAAAGGTGTGCTACAATTTGGACTGCAAGGAGTTGAAATCGGAGCGGCCGAGAAAGGGCTGGAGGCTCCGAACCGGCGAGTACGCCGAGCTCTGTGATCGATGCGC TTCTATTTATGACGAAGGAAGATTCTGTGAGACTTTCCACGTGACTGCCAATGGTTGGAGGTGTTGTGAGACTTGTGGGAAG CAAGTTCATTGTGGATGTATTGTTTCGAGTCATGTATTTACAATGTTGGATCCTGGAGGGATTGAATGCATGAAGTGTGCAAGAAAAAATGTCCTTTGG ACATCAAATCCAGCATGGCCAACATCTTTGTGTTTTAACTCCCTTTTACCTGAGAGACTTAAAGACCTATCTGTCAAAAGTTGGAGTCATTTGGCTGGATCAGGTCCTGTACCATGGCGGCAAGCACCGAGTTTGTTCAATTCTTCTATACCTCCACAGGAATTACAGTCAAGGGTGCCCTATGAAGTTGACATATCAAGTGGCACCAACAAACTTAATGGCAGTGAAAGATTGCCTAGCTCTCCcctggaaaaaaagaaaactgatgaTTTTTCTGAAAGATTGATGAATGGAAGCCTGAAGCTTGGTGCCCGGGAAATACTTGAAAATGGGAATGCAGGTGCTCAATTTATTg gaatCAAGTGTGAGGAAAACCATAGTTCATGTTTGTCTCAACAGCCCCCCACTTTAAAGGAGGATCCATCTACCCCAAAATTCAGTTTGACCGTACCTCATGCATCTTCAAATGAAACAAATGGTCAAATCGGGGTTAGTGGAACACATTTGCGAACAACTTCTACGCCTCTGCCAAAGCAATTTCATGGTAATTTACATAGTGGAGTTGACTTGTCTGGTGAAGCTCAGGTTCGAAATGGAAGGCCTAGAGTAGATGCACGAGGAAGGAATCACTTACTTTCTCGGTACTGGCCCAGGTTTACTGATCAAGAGCTACAGCAAATATCTGGAGA CTCGAATTCTGTAATCACtcctttatttgaaaaaatgttaAGTGCCAGTGATGCTGGGCGTATTGGGCGTTTAGTTCTTCCAAAAAAATGTGCAGAG GCCTACTTTCCACCAATTTCTCAGCCTGAGGGATTACCTCTTAAAGTCCAGGATGCAAAGGGCAAGGAGTGGATATTTCAGTTCCGTTTCTGGCCCAACAACAATAGCAGAATGTATGTTTTGGAGGGGGTTACTCCTTGCATACAGGCCATGCAATTGCAAGCAGGCGATATAG tAACATTTAGTCGGTTAGAGCCAGAAGGAAAATTGGTTATGGGATTCAGAAAGGCTTCAACTGCTCAATCATCTGATCAG GACAATGAAACAGGTAAGACGGTGAATGGAGTTTCCACGCATGGAGAT GCTGAATTGGCGGATCCTAGTTCATGGTATAAAGTTGATAAGTCGGGATACATAGCTAAAGAAGTAATAGGCGGTAAATCATCAATCTctaggaagaggaaaaacagcaCCTTGCGTCCAAAGAGCAAGCGCCTAAGGATTGAAAATGAGGACCTGATTGAGCTGAAGCTAACATGGGAAGAAGCTCAAGGATTACTCCGCCCTTCTCCTAACCATGCCCCCAGTATAGTGGTGATTGAAGGCTTTGAGTTTGAGGAGTACGAG GACGCACCAATACTTGGGAAGCCATCTATTTTTGCTACCAGTAATGTGGG TGAAAAGATTCAGTGGGTTCAATGTGAAGACTGTTTCAAGTGGCGCAAATTGCCTGCCAATGCTCTGCTTCCCTCAAGGTGGACCTGTTCTGATAACTCGTGGGACCCAGAAAG ATCTTTGTGTTCGGCAGCCCAAGAATTGACGGCAGAACAACTTGAAGATCTGCTACCGCACTGTAATTTAG CTGCTACCAAGAAAATGAAAGCTACTAAACAGGACCTAGATAATGTTGAAGCTTTGGAGGGGCTTGACACTCTTGCAAACCTAGCAATATTGGGAGAGGGTGAATCTCTTCCAGCATCCTCCCAAGCCACGACAAAACACCCCCGACATAGACCTGGCTGCTCATGCATTGTGTGCATTCAGCCACCTAGTGGAAAGGGTCCAAAACACAAGCAGACTTGCACCTGTAATGTCTGCCTAACAGTGAAGCGCCGTTTCCGCACCCTAATGTTGCGGCGTGAGAAGAAGCAATCAGAGAAAGAAGCAGAAACAACACGGAAAAAGCAGCAACAGCAGCTACCATCGCCTGAGAAACTGCAGGATGATGATTCACTGCCATGTAGTAATACTGGAAATAATAGTCCAAAGCACATCAGAGAGGTCAATGATGTTTCTGATGATGAGCCTAACAGAATGAAGTCCTCTTCTCCTTTTAAAGGTCAAATTGACCTGAATATCCAGCCGGAGCGGGAGGAAGAGCTTTCACCAGGTTCTGATTCTGGCAGCATGATGAAGTCACTGCAAGATGCAACTGACAGGTATCAGCAGAAATTGTCAAGCTCTGGTGGCAGTGGAAACTCATCTGGCAATCAGTCACAGCCTAGTGGAGATGGACCAGGGGGAGAAAAACTCAACAATCTCGTCACCCTTGGCAACCATCATTCCGACGCGGAAGAAGACCTTCCTGCAACTTTGTCTTTAAAATCATCTGGATCCACTCCAGCAACTGGTTAG
- the LOC108987264 gene encoding B3 domain-containing protein Os07g0563300-like isoform X2 codes for MSSASSSSKVCYNLDCKELKSERPRKGWRLRTGEYAELCDRCASIYDEGRFCETFHVTANGWRCCETCGKQVHCGCIVSSHVFTMLDPGGIECMKCARKNVLWTSNPAWPTSLCFNSLLPERLKDLSVKSWSHLAGSGPVPWRQAPSLFNSSIPPQELQSRVPYEVDISSGTNKLNGSERLPSSPLEKKKTDDFSERLMNGSLKLGAREILENGNAGAQFIGIKCEENHSSCLSQQPPTLKEDPSTPKFSLTVPHASSNETNGQIGVRNGRPRVDARGRNHLLSRYWPRFTDQELQQISGDSNSVITPLFEKMLSASDAGRIGRLVLPKKCAEAYFPPISQPEGLPLKVQDAKGKEWIFQFRFWPNNNSRMYVLEGVTPCIQAMQLQAGDIVTFSRLEPEGKLVMGFRKASTAQSSDQDNETGKTVNGVSTHGDAELADPSSWYKVDKSGYIAKEVIGGKSSISRKRKNSTLRPKSKRLRIENEDLIELKLTWEEAQGLLRPSPNHAPSIVVIEGFEFEEYEDAPILGKPSIFATSNVGEKIQWVQCEDCFKWRKLPANALLPSRWTCSDNSWDPERSLCSAAQELTAEQLEDLLPHCNLAATKKMKATKQDLDNVEALEGLDTLANLAILGEGESLPASSQATTKHPRHRPGCSCIVCIQPPSGKGPKHKQTCTCNVCLTVKRRFRTLMLRREKKQSEKEAETTRKKQQQQLPSPEKLQDDDSLPCSNTGNNSPKHIREVNDVSDDEPNRMKSSSPFKGQIDLNIQPEREEELSPGSDSGSMMKSLQDATDRYQQKLSSSGGSGNSSGNQSQPSGDGPGGEKLNNLVTLGNHHSDAEEDLPATLSLKSSGSTPATG; via the exons ATGTCGTCTGCTTCGTCGTCCTCAAAGGTGTGCTACAATTTGGACTGCAAGGAGTTGAAATCGGAGCGGCCGAGAAAGGGCTGGAGGCTCCGAACCGGCGAGTACGCCGAGCTCTGTGATCGATGCGC TTCTATTTATGACGAAGGAAGATTCTGTGAGACTTTCCACGTGACTGCCAATGGTTGGAGGTGTTGTGAGACTTGTGGGAAG CAAGTTCATTGTGGATGTATTGTTTCGAGTCATGTATTTACAATGTTGGATCCTGGAGGGATTGAATGCATGAAGTGTGCAAGAAAAAATGTCCTTTGG ACATCAAATCCAGCATGGCCAACATCTTTGTGTTTTAACTCCCTTTTACCTGAGAGACTTAAAGACCTATCTGTCAAAAGTTGGAGTCATTTGGCTGGATCAGGTCCTGTACCATGGCGGCAAGCACCGAGTTTGTTCAATTCTTCTATACCTCCACAGGAATTACAGTCAAGGGTGCCCTATGAAGTTGACATATCAAGTGGCACCAACAAACTTAATGGCAGTGAAAGATTGCCTAGCTCTCCcctggaaaaaaagaaaactgatgaTTTTTCTGAAAGATTGATGAATGGAAGCCTGAAGCTTGGTGCCCGGGAAATACTTGAAAATGGGAATGCAGGTGCTCAATTTATTg gaatCAAGTGTGAGGAAAACCATAGTTCATGTTTGTCTCAACAGCCCCCCACTTTAAAGGAGGATCCATCTACCCCAAAATTCAGTTTGACCGTACCTCATGCATCTTCAAATGAAACAAATGGTCAAATCGGG GTTCGAAATGGAAGGCCTAGAGTAGATGCACGAGGAAGGAATCACTTACTTTCTCGGTACTGGCCCAGGTTTACTGATCAAGAGCTACAGCAAATATCTGGAGA CTCGAATTCTGTAATCACtcctttatttgaaaaaatgttaAGTGCCAGTGATGCTGGGCGTATTGGGCGTTTAGTTCTTCCAAAAAAATGTGCAGAG GCCTACTTTCCACCAATTTCTCAGCCTGAGGGATTACCTCTTAAAGTCCAGGATGCAAAGGGCAAGGAGTGGATATTTCAGTTCCGTTTCTGGCCCAACAACAATAGCAGAATGTATGTTTTGGAGGGGGTTACTCCTTGCATACAGGCCATGCAATTGCAAGCAGGCGATATAG tAACATTTAGTCGGTTAGAGCCAGAAGGAAAATTGGTTATGGGATTCAGAAAGGCTTCAACTGCTCAATCATCTGATCAG GACAATGAAACAGGTAAGACGGTGAATGGAGTTTCCACGCATGGAGAT GCTGAATTGGCGGATCCTAGTTCATGGTATAAAGTTGATAAGTCGGGATACATAGCTAAAGAAGTAATAGGCGGTAAATCATCAATCTctaggaagaggaaaaacagcaCCTTGCGTCCAAAGAGCAAGCGCCTAAGGATTGAAAATGAGGACCTGATTGAGCTGAAGCTAACATGGGAAGAAGCTCAAGGATTACTCCGCCCTTCTCCTAACCATGCCCCCAGTATAGTGGTGATTGAAGGCTTTGAGTTTGAGGAGTACGAG GACGCACCAATACTTGGGAAGCCATCTATTTTTGCTACCAGTAATGTGGG TGAAAAGATTCAGTGGGTTCAATGTGAAGACTGTTTCAAGTGGCGCAAATTGCCTGCCAATGCTCTGCTTCCCTCAAGGTGGACCTGTTCTGATAACTCGTGGGACCCAGAAAG ATCTTTGTGTTCGGCAGCCCAAGAATTGACGGCAGAACAACTTGAAGATCTGCTACCGCACTGTAATTTAG CTGCTACCAAGAAAATGAAAGCTACTAAACAGGACCTAGATAATGTTGAAGCTTTGGAGGGGCTTGACACTCTTGCAAACCTAGCAATATTGGGAGAGGGTGAATCTCTTCCAGCATCCTCCCAAGCCACGACAAAACACCCCCGACATAGACCTGGCTGCTCATGCATTGTGTGCATTCAGCCACCTAGTGGAAAGGGTCCAAAACACAAGCAGACTTGCACCTGTAATGTCTGCCTAACAGTGAAGCGCCGTTTCCGCACCCTAATGTTGCGGCGTGAGAAGAAGCAATCAGAGAAAGAAGCAGAAACAACACGGAAAAAGCAGCAACAGCAGCTACCATCGCCTGAGAAACTGCAGGATGATGATTCACTGCCATGTAGTAATACTGGAAATAATAGTCCAAAGCACATCAGAGAGGTCAATGATGTTTCTGATGATGAGCCTAACAGAATGAAGTCCTCTTCTCCTTTTAAAGGTCAAATTGACCTGAATATCCAGCCGGAGCGGGAGGAAGAGCTTTCACCAGGTTCTGATTCTGGCAGCATGATGAAGTCACTGCAAGATGCAACTGACAGGTATCAGCAGAAATTGTCAAGCTCTGGTGGCAGTGGAAACTCATCTGGCAATCAGTCACAGCCTAGTGGAGATGGACCAGGGGGAGAAAAACTCAACAATCTCGTCACCCTTGGCAACCATCATTCCGACGCGGAAGAAGACCTTCCTGCAACTTTGTCTTTAAAATCATCTGGATCCACTCCAGCAACTGGTTAG